Within the Solwaraspora sp. WMMA2056 genome, the region CTGCGTCGGGTGCTGGAAGCCCTGCAGCAATGCCCGGTGCTGCCAGTTCGGCAGGCTGTCGGGTCCGGTCAGCTGGGCCCAGACGGCCGCCTTGTTGGCGACGTCCGGCAACAGGGCGCGGGCCAGCGCGGCCTCCCGTTCGCCACTGGCGGTACGGTCCCGGGCCAGCTCGGCGTCGATCTGTTCGCCGGTGGCGGCACCGTTGGCGGCCAACGACTGCAGCACCGTCCAGCGCAGCTCCGTGTCGATGGTCAGCCCCGGCACCACATCGGCGCCGTCGAGCCAGCCCCGCAGCACCGCCAGGTCGTCGTCGGAGCGGGCGGCGGTGGCGAAACTGCGCGCCCAGGCCAGCTGGAAACCGCTGCCCGGGTCGGCTGCCCGCAACGCCGTCCGGGCGGTACGGGCCAGGTCGGCCCAGCCCTGCGGTGCCCAGCCCGGCTCGGCGTAGAACGTCAGCGTGCTGGTCGCCTGCCGCAGGGTCGCGGTCACCAGGTTGATGTCGGTCTCGGCGGGCAGCCCGGCGAGGACCAGCGCGACGTAGTCGCGGGCGGCGAGTTCGCCGTCGCGCACCATGTCCCAGGCCGCCGCCCAGCACAGCGCCCGCGCCAGCGACGACTCGAACGCGCTGATGTGCTGTACCACGTTGGACATCGAGTCCGGGTCGAGTCGCAGCTTCGTGTAGCTCAGGTCGTCGTCGTTGAGCAGCAGCACGTCGGCGGCGCGCTGCCCGACCAGCTCGGGCAGCGCGGTCCGCTCACCGCTGATGTCGACCTCGGCCCGGTGCCGGCGCACCAGTCGCCCGTCGACCAGGTCGTAGAGGCCGACCCCGATCCGGTGGGTACGCAGCGTCGGGTATCCGGTCGGGGCCTCCTGCAGCACCGTCACCTGCTGGTAGGTGCCGTCTGCGCCGACCGACAGCTCCGGCCGCAACGTGTTGACCTGGGCGGTCTCCAACCACTGGGCGGCGAACTTGCGCAGCTCCCGACCGGAGGCGGTCTCCAGCTCGGTGAGCAGGTCGTCGAAGGTGGCGTTGCCCCAGGCATGCCGCTGGAAGTAGCTGCGCAGGCCGGCCAGGAACGATTCCAGACCCACGTACGCGACGAGCTGCTTGAGCACGCTGGCGCCCTTGGCGTACGTGATGCCGTCGAAGTTGACCTCGACCGCCTCCAGGTCCGGCATCTCGCAGTAGACCGGGTGGGTGGAGGAGAGCTGGTCCTGCCGGTAGCCCCAGTTCTTGCGGACCGACAGGAACGTGGTCCAGGCGTCGGTGAACCGGGTCGCCTCCGAGTTGCACCAGTGGCTGGCCCACTCGGCGAACGACTCGTTGAGCCACAGGTCGTTCCACCAGCGCATGGTGACCAGGTTGCCGAACCACATGTGCGCCAGTTCGTGCAGCACGGTGTTGGCCCGCTGTTCGTACTCGAAATCGGTGACCTGGGAGCGGAAGATGTAGTGCGCCTCGGCGTGGGTGACCGCACCGAAGTTCTCCATCGCGCCGGCGTTGAAGTCCGGCACCCAGATCTGGTCGTACTTGGGCAGCGGGTACCGGACCCCGAACTGGGTCTGGAAGAAGTCGAAGCCCTGTGCGGTGATCAGGTGCAGGTCGTCGACGTCGAGGTGGTCGGCCATGCTGGCCCGGCAGAAGTAGCCCAGGTCGACGCCGTCGTGGCTGCGCCGTACCTCGTGGTACGGGCCGGCGCACAGCGCGGTGATGTACGTGCTCATCCGCGCCGACTCGACGAAGTGGACGGTCTTGGCGTCGGTACCGGCCGGCTCCTCGCTGGCGACCGGCATGTTCGAGATGGCCCGCCAGTGCGCCGGCACGACCGCGTGCCAGGTGTAGACGCTCTTGAGGTCGGGCTGGTCGAAACAGGCGTACACCCGCTGGGCGTCGGCGGTCTCGAACTGGCTGTAGAGGTACGTCTCGCCGTCGACCGGGTCGACGCTGCGGTGCAGGCCCTGCCCGCTGGCCGAGTAGCTGAAGTCGGCCTCGACGACCAGGGTGTTCTCGGCGGCCAGGTCCGGCAGGGTCAGCCCGGTCTCGGCCGACCAGCCGGCCGGGTCGAGCGGGCGTCCGTTGAGCGTCGCGGTGTGCAGCCGGTCGGCCGCCACTTCGATGAAGGTGCTCGCGCCCGGCTCGGTGCAGCGGAAGGTGACCGTCGTCGTCGAGCGGAACACCCGGTTGTCCGTGGCGTTGCCGGCGGCGGACAGGTCCAGGTGGATGTCATACCCGGTCACATCGAGCAGGCGGGCACGTTCAGCCGCCTCGACCTGGGTCAGGTTGCGCACTCCAGCCACCGTGGTGCCTCCGTCCGAAATCGTCCTGCCGTCTTCGTCGACGGCACGGGGACCTGCTGGGAATGGCCCCGTTCGGCCAAGTCTTTCACGTCATGGGCCGGTGGCGAGGCCGGCCCACATCATGGACGTGGGGTGGGTTGACCGACGTCCGGCGAGGTAAACCGGACCGGGACGGCCCAACGCCGCCGCAGAAAAGAGAGGGAGTCTGATGTCCGACCGTCAGACCGTGGACATGTACTTCGACCCGATGTGCCCGTGGGCCTGGATCACCTCGCGGTGGTTGCTGGAGGTGGAGCAGGTCCGGCCGGTGGACGTGCGGTTCCGGGTGATGAGCCTGGCCGTGCTCAACGAGGGGCGTGATCTGCCGGAGGAGTACCGCAAACTGCTGGACCAGGCCTGGGGACCGGTCCGGGTCGCCGTCGCGGTGCAGGAAAAGCACGACCAGGCGGCGGTACGGGCGGTCTACACCGCGCTGGGCGAGCGGATCCACCTGCGGCGGGAGAGCATCGACGAGCAGCTGTACGCGGGGGCGCTCGCCGACGCCGGCCTGGATCCGGGGTTCGCCGCCGCGGCCGCCGACCCGACCTGGGACGGGCCGCTGCGGACCAGTCATGCCGCCGGGATGGCGCCGGTCGGCATGGACGTCGGCACTCCGGTGATCCACGCGCCCGGCCCGGACGGCACCGGCCAGGTCGCCTTCTTCGGCCCGGTGGTCACCCCGACGCCGCGTGGCGAGGCCGCCGGGCGACTCTGGGACGGGGTCCTGCTGGTCGCCTCGACCCCGGGATTCTACGAGCTGAAGCGGTCCCGGGACGTGGATCCCACGTTCGACTGACGGGCGGAAAGTCCCCGGCGTGTCGCTGCACGCGCCACGTGACGCGTCGGCGACGCGGGTCGTTTCCCAGGATGTTCACCCCGCCGGCCCGGCAGGTAGCCGGGTCCACCCGACGCATCGGAGGTCAACATGCTGGTCGACATCGACATCGACGCCGACTACTGGGATCTGCCCGTGCTGCGTGAGGCGATCGCGGCCCGGGTCTGGGGCGCGGCGACCGAGGACGGCCCGTACGGGCCGGCGCCGTCGTACCCGTTGGCGGCCGTGACGCCGTCGTACCCGTTGGCGGTCGGGTCGTCGTACCCGACGGCGGTGGTGCCGGCCGCCCGGTCCGCCGGTGGCCGGCACCGGCGTGCCACCCCGGTGGGATGATCCGCCGCGCCCGCCGCGCCTGCGATGGGCAGCGGCCCGGTGGAGCCGGGCCGCTGTCCATCGGGTGGACAGGGCGGATGTATCGGGCGTCACAGCAGACGCCGCCGGTAGCGTCCGCGCCATGACGGTCGCACACCCGATTCCCCGCGCCTGGATCACCACCGGAGACACCGGCGCGCAGAACTACGACGAGTTCGCCTCCGACGCCGAGATCACCGCGATCATCGAGGCGAATCCCCGTAGCGCGTTGGCGGTGGAGATGCCGCACCGGGCCCCGGAGAGCCTGGGCCGGTCCTTCCTCGACTGCCTGCCGGTCGCCGCACAGCGGTTCGCCCAGGCCCGCGCCGACGGTAGCTACACCCCGGACGACCAGGTGGCGGTGCTCTACCGGATCACCGAGCCGGCCAGCGACGCGGCCGCGTACGGCCTGTTCGTGATGGTCGACACCGACCAGATCTCGACCAGCGCCGACGAACCGGGCCTGGTGATCCGCAACGAGGACGTGTTCATCGCCAAGGTCCGCGAACGGGTCGCGCTCGCCGAGGCCGTCGGGCACCTGCTCTCCCCGGTGCTGCTGCTGCAGACCGGCGTCGGCGACGAGCTGCACGCCGCGCTGGCCGCGGCCTGCGACGCCGCCGGCGCACCGGCCGCGACCGACCTGGACCAGGCCGGCCGCACCCATGCGATCTGGCCGGTCGGGCCGGGCCCGCTGCAGGACCGGCTCTGCGCGCTGGCCGGCGGCGGCGAACTCGTCGTGGCCGACGGCAACCACCGCAGTCTCGCCGCCCAGACCGGCGGGCTGACCCGCTTCCTGGCGGTCGTCACCACTCCGGCCTCGGTCGCCATCCAGCCGTACAACCGGCTGGTCAGCGAGTTGCCGTCGACCCCGGACGAGCTGCTGGCCGGGCTGCGGGCCGCCGGTGCCACGGTGACGGCGCTCGACGGTGCGCCGACGGTGCCGTCCGTCGGCGGCACCGTGCAGCTCTACCTGGCCGGTCGTGGCTACGAGGTGACCCTGCCGACCGGCTCCGGTGACCGGGTCGACAACCTGGACCACGCCCTGGTCGAGCGGGTGCTGCTGCGCGGCGTCCTCGGCCTCGACCCCGGTGACAAGCGGATCACCTACGTCGGCGGCGACTATCCGGCCGGCTGGCTGACCGGTGAGGTGGACGCCGGCCGGGCCGAACTGGCGGTACTGATCGCCCCGGTCACCGTCGACGACTTCGTCGCGGTGAACCTGGCCCGGCAGAAACTGCCCCGCAAGAGCACCTGGTTCACCCCGAAGGCCCGGGGCGGCCTGGTGGTGGCCGAAATCGGCTGACCCGGGTGTGCCGGTGCCCGGCCGGCGCTGACAGACTGCGGGTATGCGCGTCTACCTGGCAGCCGACCACGCCGGCTACGAGCTGAAGGTGCACCTGGCCAACCACCTGGCCAAGCAGGGGTACGAAGTGACCGACGTCGGACCGCACGAGTTCGACCCGGACGACGACTACCCGGCGTTCTGCCTGCACGCGGGCGCCCGGGTGGTCGCCGACCCGGGCAGCCTCGGGGTGGTGATCGGCGGTTCCGGCAACGGCGAGCAGATCGCCGCCAACAAGGTCCCCGGGGTCCGGGCGGCCCTGGCCTGGAACCTGGAGACCGCGCAGCTGGCGCGCACCCACAACGACGCCAACATCGTCGCGATCGGTGCCCGTCAGCACACCCTCGACGAGGCGACCACCCTGGTGGAGGCGTTCCTGGCGACCGGATTCTCCGGCAACGACCGGCATGCCCGGCGGATCGCCCAGGTCGCCGCGTACGAGGTCGACCGGGAGTTGCCGCCGCTGCCGTGACGGCGTCGTCAGCGGCGGGGCAGGTCCTCCCGGGGCACCCAGTGCCGGCGGACGATCGTCAGTGTCTCCTCGGCGGCGGCGAGGTCGTCTCCGGTGGGCCGGGAGGCGTCCCGGGCCCGTAGCGCGGTGGCCGGGTTGACCTGCGACGTGCCGGAGCCGACGAGACCGCGCAGGCCCCGGTCGGTGTCCCGGTCGTCGGAGCCGTAGCCGCTGCCGCCACCGCCGCCGGAGCGCCCGATGGTCTGCCGGCGCTGCCGATGCCCGCCGGGCTCCGGCCCACGCGGTACGGGGGAGGGCGGCCGGGGCCCCGGTGCCGGCGGGCGGGCCGGGACCGGATCAGGGCCCGTCGGCGGGACCGGCCACTGCGCTGGTCGGTTTGCGGCCGCCGGCGTCGGGCGGTCCGATGCCGGCGTCGGCCGGTCCGATGTCGGTGCACCCGGCTCGGTCGGCGTGCCGTGCCGCTGCCGTCGCCGTCGCCGTTCGATGTCCGCCATGCGCCGACCGTACCGCGCCCGGCGGCGGCTCAGAACACTTCGATGCCGGCCGGGGCGCGGTCCCAGCCGAACGCGGTCGCCGCCTCGGTCACCGCGCCGTGGCGCAGCTCGCGGACCCGGCCGGCGGCGGCCAGCGCCCGCAGCGACACCCCACCCAGGTACGCCGCGCCGAGATCACGCACGTCGCAGGCCAGATCCGCCGGTTCGGTGCTCGGTACGCAGCGGGCCCACTCCCGGTCGCCGGTGAGCCGCCAGCGGCCGGCGTTGTCCGGCAGCAGCCCGTCGGTGACGTCGACGACCACGTCCACCCCGGCGGCGTACCGGCGGGCGGCCAGTGCCGCGCCGACGTCGACCAGCCGGACCCAGAGGCTGTCGGCGAGGGTCGCGCCGAGCTGCCGGGGCTCGTCGACCAGGTGCAGCAGCGGTTCGTCGGTCGCCGAGTACCGCAACGAGACACTGCGGCTCAGGTCGATGCCGGTGAGGAACCGCCACAGCTGCGCGTACGCGGCCGGATCGTCGGCCACCGCCTCGACGACCTGGACCCGGGCCTGCGGGCCCCGGGCGGACCAGTCGCTCGTCGTGCGCCACAGGGCGTAGCCGTCCGGCCCACCCGGCCCGTCGTGGACCACCGCGCGCAGCGCCGTCTGCCCGGACTGCCGGGCGGGCGTGTCGGCCAGCACGTACCGCCACCAGCGATCGTCGCGGCCCGACCAGCCGGGCCGACCGACCCGGACCCGCTCGTAGACCGCCGCCAGCGCCGGTGCCAGCGCGTCGGGGTCACCGGTGCGCAGGCCGGTGGTCGGACCCGAGCCGGCGACCCGGGTCTCCCGTAGGTCGATGTCGAGTTCGAGGCGCTGCGCCGCCATGCCGTAGCCGTACCGGGGATAGATGCGACCCTCGCTGGCCCAGAGCACCGCCACGGCCTCGCCGCCGTCGCGGACCTCGCGCAGCTGACGGTGCATCAGCCGGGTGAGCAGCCCGCGTCGCCGGTGGGTCGGTGCCACCACCACCATCGTGACGTGCGCGGCCGCCAGCACGTTGCCGGGAACGGTCAACTGCCGGGTGTACGCGCCCGCGTGGCCGACTATCCGGTCGTCGTCGGTGACGACCAGGCACCGGTCGGGTTCGAAGACGTCGCGTTCCATGGCGACGAAGTCCGGGTCCGGATTCTGGTGGAACGCCGCCAGCAGCAGCTCCAGGACAGGATCGAAATCCGCTGGTACGGCGGCCCGCATCGGCGGCGAAATATCGGTCACTGCACCTGTCTAGCCGATCGGTGGCGGGGTCGGCGACCTATTTGTCGGCTCGCTACTCTCGAAAGTGAGCATCTAGCGGTACGGGGGTCCGCCCGCACCCGTGGGGAGGAAACATGCCGGATCAGCACACGCCATGGGCCGAGCGGACCGTCGAGGTGCCGCCGCAGCGGACACCGGACGGCGGCGAGACCGCGACCCTGCCGGGCGGTGCGCCGGGTGGTGCCGACGCGGCGGGCGGCCCCGGCGCCGACGGTGCCGGGGTGTTCCAACGCGGGGTCGCGCAGGTCGGCCGGGCCACGCCCCGGACCGCCGAGTTCACCGCGCCGCACGAACCGACCGGCACCGGCTGGCCGCCGGAGGCCGGCGGACCCGGCTGGGCGGACGGCCCGGTACCCCAGCCCCGCCCGCCGATGAGCCACCATCTGGCCCAGTTGCGCCGGGGCGGTGAGTGGAGCGTGCTCGGCGGGCTGTTCGCCTTCGTCTGCTGGGGCGTCTGGGCGATCTCGGCGCGCGGCAACCTGGGCAGCCCGGTGCTCACCTTCGTGCTGACCCTGCTGGTCGGCGTCGGTCTGTTCGCGCTCTGCCGGGTGGTCGGCCGGGTGGTGCTGGAGCGCCAGCTCGGCCGGGTACGCCGGGGCGCCCGCGCCTCGCACATGGTGACCGGCGCGTACCTGATCGTCGTCGGGTTCGCGTACCTGCGGCAGACCGAATGGGTGGTCAGCGCCTGGAACTGGATCGCCGGTTGGTTCTGACCCGGGCGGTGCCGTCCGGCCGGCGCTACCGTGACGACATGCGCAGTCGCGGCGCGACCCTTCTGGCGGCCTGGTGCCTACTGCTGGCCGTCGGGCAGACTCTGGCGTTCGCGCTGGTCTGGTGGGCCTTCGTCCGGACCTGGCGGGGGCAGATGCTCGACACGATCGCGCTGACCGGCAACTCGATCGGCCAGGACGAGGCGTACGGGCCGGCGAGCACGGTTCTCGGTGTGGTGTCGGTGGCGTCGTTGGCGCTGGCGACCGGGGTCATCGGGTTCATCGCGCTGCTGCGCGGCCGGGTGCTGCTCGCTGTGGTGGCGATGGCGGTGATCGCCGGGTCGAACCTGACCACCCAGCTGTTCAAGTACCGGGTCGGCCGGCCGGATCTGGGCGTCGACCCGATCGACGCGTACGCGGCCAACAGCCTGCCCAGCGGGCACACCACGGTCGCCGTGTCGGTGGCGGTGGCGTTGGTGCTGGTGTTGCCGGCGGCGCTGCGGGGGATCGGTGCGCTGGCCGGCGCGGCGTACGCGGCGGCCGCCGGGGTGGCGACGCTGTCGGCCGGTTGGCACCGGCCCAGCGACGCGGTGGCGGCGATCCTGGTGGTGGGGGCCTGGGCGGCGGCCGGGATGCTGGTGCTCGCGCTGGCCCGGCCGGCCGACGCCGAGTTGCGCCCCAGCGGCCGGCACCCGGCCGCGTCGACCCTGCTGGTCACGGCCGGGCTGGCGTTGCTGGTCGTGGCCGGGCTGGCGCTGGTGTCGACCGAACCGGTGACCGCGACTGCGCTGGAGGTGGTGAGCCGCCGCCGGCTGTTCGTGGCCTACGCCGGCAGCGCGGCGGGGATCGCCGGCACGGCAGCGTTGGTCCTGGCGACGGTCCTGGCCACCGCCCGGTACGTGGTCGTCTCCCCGGCCGCGGCCCCGGACCGCGCGACGGTGGGAACCGTCCGGGATTGAGCCACGTCTCAGTGGACATGACGACTTATCGAGGCGTACGGGTGGCGGCGACCGCCGCCTCCCTGTTGCTGCTGACCACTGCATGTGCCCAGACCGGCGGGGCTGACGCCGCCGAGGACGCCGTCGCTGGCGGCTCGGCGCTGTCCGGCGACGCACTGGTGCTGCGGGTGGACCACACCGGTGGGTTCACCACCCCGGCGATGCTGGCGACCCGGCTGCCGTTGATCAGTGTGTACGCGGACGGCCGGGTGATCACCCAGGGCCCCACGATCCTGGTCTATCCCGGTCCGGCGATGCCCAACCTGCAGGTCCAGACGATCAGCGCCGAGCAGGTCGACGACCTGGTCAAGCAGGCGCTGGCCGCCGGGGTCGGGACCGTGTCGGACCTCGGCACCCCGCCGGTGGCCGACGCCACCTCCACCCGGTTCACCGTGCAGACCGACGACGGCGTCGAGCAGTTGGAGGTCTACGCGTTGGCGGAGGCCGCCGACGCCGGGCAGTCAGGGCTGACCGACGAGCAGGTCTCGGCCCGGGAGAAGCTGCGGGCGTTCGCCGACTCGCTGACCGACCTGCCGGGCACGATCGGCGGCTCGGCGGACGATTCCGCGCCGTACGTGGCGACGGCGATCGCCGCTGTCGCCGAGCCGTGGGTGGCCGTCGACGAGACAGTCGACGCCAGCCAGGCGGAGGTGGCCTGGCCCGGCCCGCAACTGCCCGGTACGGCGCTGTCGCCGAACCTGGAGCTCGGCTGCGTGACGGTCACCGGTGCCGAGCTGGAGAAGTTGCGGACGCTGGCGGAGGACGCCACCACCGCCACCCCGTGGACCTCCGACGGTAAGCGGTGGACCGTCACCCTGCGGCCGCTGCTGCCCGACGAGTCGGACTGCGCCGACATCGCCGCGTCGCGCTGACCCTCCCCAGCCGCCGGCGATCCCGGTCGGGGTGTCCGCGACGACTCGTCGCGGACACCCCGACCGGCTGCGTCCTCGTCGGTGTGCGGCAGCCAGCTGCGGCTCAGTCGGTCTCGTACCCGAGGTTCGGCCGCAACCAGCGCTCCACCTCGGCCAGCGGCACCCCCCGTCGGGCGGCGTAGTCCTCGGCCTGGTCGCGGCCGATGCGTCCCACCGTGAAGTAGCGCGACGCAGGGTGGGCGAACAGCAGTCCGCTGACGGCCGCAGCCGGGGTCATCGCCCCCGACTCGGTCAACGCGATCCCGGCCCGACCGGCGTCCAACAGGTCGAACAGCTGCCACTTCTCGCTGTGGTCCGGGCTGGCCGGGTAACCGAGCGCCGGGCGGATTCCCCGGAACCGTTCGGCGTGCAGATCCGCCACGTCCGGGTCGGCGTCCGGCTCGTACCAGTCCCGCCGGGCCCGCAGGTGCAGGTGTTCGGCGAACGCCTCGGCCAACCGGTCGGCCAGCGCCTTCACCATGATCGCCCGGTAGTCGTCCTGAGCGGCCTCGTAGCCGGCGGCCAGCTCCTCCGCGCCGTGTACGGCGACCGCGAAGCCGCCGAGGTGGTCACCGGCCGGGGCCACGTAGTCGGCGAGGCTGCGGTTGGGTCGGCCGGCCGGCTTGGTGGTCTGCTGACGCAGCATCGGCAGCCGTACCGACTGGCCGGAGTCGGCGCCGAGCACCAGGTCGTCACCGTCGGAGTGGGCCGGCCAGAACCCGTACGCGCCGTGCGCCCGCAACGAACCGTCGGCGATGATCTGGTCGAGCATCGTGTTGGCGTCGTCGAACAACTCCCGGGCGACCGGCTGCTCCAGGATTGCCGGGTACTTGCCCTTGAGCTCCCAGGCCAGGAAGAGGAACTGCCAGTCGATCATCGGCCGGAGCTCGTCGAGGGTGGGTTCGACGTAGCGCACCCCGGTGAACGCCGGCACCGGCAGGTCGTCGAAGGAGACCGTCTCCCGGTTGGCCCGGGCCTGGGCCAGGGTGAGCAGCGGCTGCCGCCGGTTGGTGTGCTGCTCGCGCAGCCGCTCCTGGTCGGCCCGGTTGTCGGTGTCGAACTGCTCCGCCCGGTCGGCGCTGAGCAGGTCGGAGACCACCCCGACGACCCGGGAGGCGTCGAGGACGTGCACGGTGACGCCCTCGTACGCCGGCGCGATCCGCACCGCCGTGTGCTGGCGGGACGTGGTGGCCCCGCCGATCAGCAGCGGCAGCTTCAGCCCGCGGCGCTGCATCTCTCCGGCGACCGTGACCATCTCGTCCAGCGACGGGGTGATCAGGCCGGACAGCCCGACGGCGTCGGCGTTCTCGGCGATCGCGGTGTCCAGGATCTTCGCGGCCGGCACCATCACCCCGAGGTCGATCACCCGGTAGTTGTTGCAGCCCAGCACCACCCCGACGATGTT harbors:
- the pepN gene encoding aminopeptidase N, whose amino-acid sequence is MRNLTQVEAAERARLLDVTGYDIHLDLSAAGNATDNRVFRSTTTVTFRCTEPGASTFIEVAADRLHTATLNGRPLDPAGWSAETGLTLPDLAAENTLVVEADFSYSASGQGLHRSVDPVDGETYLYSQFETADAQRVYACFDQPDLKSVYTWHAVVPAHWRAISNMPVASEEPAGTDAKTVHFVESARMSTYITALCAGPYHEVRRSHDGVDLGYFCRASMADHLDVDDLHLITAQGFDFFQTQFGVRYPLPKYDQIWVPDFNAGAMENFGAVTHAEAHYIFRSQVTDFEYEQRANTVLHELAHMWFGNLVTMRWWNDLWLNESFAEWASHWCNSEATRFTDAWTTFLSVRKNWGYRQDQLSSTHPVYCEMPDLEAVEVNFDGITYAKGASVLKQLVAYVGLESFLAGLRSYFQRHAWGNATFDDLLTELETASGRELRKFAAQWLETAQVNTLRPELSVGADGTYQQVTVLQEAPTGYPTLRTHRIGVGLYDLVDGRLVRRHRAEVDISGERTALPELVGQRAADVLLLNDDDLSYTKLRLDPDSMSNVVQHISAFESSLARALCWAAAWDMVRDGELAARDYVALVLAGLPAETDINLVTATLRQATSTLTFYAEPGWAPQGWADLARTARTALRAADPGSGFQLAWARSFATAARSDDDLAVLRGWLDGADVVPGLTIDTELRWTVLQSLAANGAATGEQIDAELARDRTASGEREAALARALLPDVANKAAVWAQLTGPDSLPNWQHRALLQGFQHPTQIELTAPYRQKYFEVAGRIWATRDSEPAQEFVMLAYPAYLVSQETVDATDEWLAGEGHPAPLRRLVAEGRDGVVRALTARATDTAAAS
- a CDS encoding disulfide bond formation protein DsbA, whose product is MSDRQTVDMYFDPMCPWAWITSRWLLEVEQVRPVDVRFRVMSLAVLNEGRDLPEEYRKLLDQAWGPVRVAVAVQEKHDQAAVRAVYTALGERIHLRRESIDEQLYAGALADAGLDPGFAAAAADPTWDGPLRTSHAAGMAPVGMDVGTPVIHAPGPDGTGQVAFFGPVVTPTPRGEAAGRLWDGVLLVASTPGFYELKRSRDVDPTFD
- a CDS encoding DUF1015 family protein gives rise to the protein MTVAHPIPRAWITTGDTGAQNYDEFASDAEITAIIEANPRSALAVEMPHRAPESLGRSFLDCLPVAAQRFAQARADGSYTPDDQVAVLYRITEPASDAAAYGLFVMVDTDQISTSADEPGLVIRNEDVFIAKVRERVALAEAVGHLLSPVLLLQTGVGDELHAALAAACDAAGAPAATDLDQAGRTHAIWPVGPGPLQDRLCALAGGGELVVADGNHRSLAAQTGGLTRFLAVVTTPASVAIQPYNRLVSELPSTPDELLAGLRAAGATVTALDGAPTVPSVGGTVQLYLAGRGYEVTLPTGSGDRVDNLDHALVERVLLRGVLGLDPGDKRITYVGGDYPAGWLTGEVDAGRAELAVLIAPVTVDDFVAVNLARQKLPRKSTWFTPKARGGLVVAEIG
- a CDS encoding ribose-5-phosphate isomerase, yielding MRVYLAADHAGYELKVHLANHLAKQGYEVTDVGPHEFDPDDDYPAFCLHAGARVVADPGSLGVVIGGSGNGEQIAANKVPGVRAALAWNLETAQLARTHNDANIVAIGARQHTLDEATTLVEAFLATGFSGNDRHARRIAQVAAYEVDRELPPLP
- a CDS encoding GNAT family N-acetyltransferase, whose product is MRAAVPADFDPVLELLLAAFHQNPDPDFVAMERDVFEPDRCLVVTDDDRIVGHAGAYTRQLTVPGNVLAAAHVTMVVVAPTHRRRGLLTRLMHRQLREVRDGGEAVAVLWASEGRIYPRYGYGMAAQRLELDIDLRETRVAGSGPTTGLRTGDPDALAPALAAVYERVRVGRPGWSGRDDRWWRYVLADTPARQSGQTALRAVVHDGPGGPDGYALWRTTSDWSARGPQARVQVVEAVADDPAAYAQLWRFLTGIDLSRSVSLRYSATDEPLLHLVDEPRQLGATLADSLWVRLVDVGAALAARRYAAGVDVVVDVTDGLLPDNAGRWRLTGDREWARCVPSTEPADLACDVRDLGAAYLGGVSLRALAAAGRVRELRHGAVTEAATAFGWDRAPAGIEVF
- a CDS encoding phosphatase PAP2 family protein; protein product: MRSRGATLLAAWCLLLAVGQTLAFALVWWAFVRTWRGQMLDTIALTGNSIGQDEAYGPASTVLGVVSVASLALATGVIGFIALLRGRVLLAVVAMAVIAGSNLTTQLFKYRVGRPDLGVDPIDAYAANSLPSGHTTVAVSVAVALVLVLPAALRGIGALAGAAYAAAAGVATLSAGWHRPSDAVAAILVVGAWAAAGMLVLALARPADAELRPSGRHPAASTLLVTAGLALLVVAGLALVSTEPVTATALEVVSRRRLFVAYAGSAAGIAGTAALVLATVLATARYVVVSPAAAPDRATVGTVRD